A genomic segment from Nicotiana sylvestris chromosome 1, ASM39365v2, whole genome shotgun sequence encodes:
- the LOC138891232 gene encoding uncharacterized protein — MRGLGGQVSVAYKDLCLFPDVQLPAGFKMPKFDLYDRHGDPIAHLRGFCSKMRGAGGKDELLMAYFSQSLSGSVLEWYTRQDHGRWYTWDDLAQAFACHFQEQAASVDPPMKESEMVDYFLQALEPTYFSHLVSVVGKSFNEVVKMGGMVEEGLKSNKIMSYSSIKETTQAIQGGARGIIGKKKREDVATIDSGAWLRQLDMLRLIQSKLPNPLPKNLDYSIANKFFEVNRVTFSDEELPVEGTEHNTALYLMVKCEDSVVTLVLVDNGSSANICPLSTLSKLKVEDERNHKNSRPWIHAAKAVPSTLHQMVKFEWDRQEIVVHDKDNLCAHSNAVVPFIEMEYDKGPWVYQVFDTMLVEKVLEGKHIPNLKITAASVRVAFEMLKNGFVPSKGLGSSLQGIIQPVSLPKNFGTFGLGFKPTVADIKRARKLKQRAWVLPKSVSHLSRSFVKSGTRSRPVIAIPSYVIDPDKELIEKFEKLFDDVNMVKIREGFSNAEVQFVRPKTKLNNCKATPLPTRKEFCSFYAGSNDMVRMRNPQHSFKHQSDFEIIIQEVECDYESEYDEDEDEIREEIIKALIEYKDIFAWSYDDMPSLSTDLVVHKLPTNLAFSPVKQKLRKFKTDMSVKIKEEITKKLDAKVIRVTRYPIWLANVVPVPKKDDKIRVCVDYRNLNKASPKDNFPLQNIHILIDNCAKREIESFVDCYAGDH, encoded by the exons atgcgggggttgggaggtcaagtaagtgtggcttacaaagacctatgtttgtttccagatgtgcaattaccggcagggtttaagatgcccaagtttgatttgtacgatagGCACGGTGATCCAATAGCGCACTTGAGAgggttttgtagcaaaatgaggggagctggagggaaagatgaattgctaatggcatatttcagtcaaagtttgagtggTTCAGtgttggaatggtatacccggcaagatcacggaagatggtacacatgggatgatctagcccaggcatttgcttgtcacttcca agagcaagcagcgagtgttgaccctccgatgaaagaaagtgaaatggtggattatttcctGCAGGCCTTAGAGCCCACTTATTTCAGTCATCTGGTATCAGTTGTAGGCAAAtccttcaacgaagtggtgaaaatggggggcatggtagaagaagggcttaagtcgaataaaatcatgagctattcatcTATTAAGGAAAccactcaggctattcagggcggcGCAAGAGGAAtaattgggaaaaagaagagagaggatgtGGCGacaattgattcaggagcttg GCTAAGACAACTGGACATGCTAAGGCTGATACAgtcaaaattgccaaatcctctcCCAAAAAATCTGGATTATTCT atagccaacaaatTTTTTGAagtgaacagagtcactttttctgacgaggaattgcctgtagaaggtactgagcacaacacaGCTCTTTACCTTATGGTGAAATGTGAGGACTCCGTGGTTACCCTGGTATTGGTCGATAACGGTTCtagtgcaaacatttgccctctctccactctgagtaagttgaaagtagaagatgagaggaatcataagaaca gtcgaccatggattcacgcagctaaagcagtcccatcaacattacaccagatggtcaaatttgaatgggatagacaggaaatagttgtgcacgacaaagataatttgtgcgctcataGCAATGCcgttgtgccattcattgaaatggaatatgacaaggggccgtgggtctaccaggtttttgaCACGATGTTGGTCGAGAAAGTTCTAGAGGGAAAACACATTCCAAATCtgaagataaccgccgcatcagtcagggtggcctttgaaatgttgaagaatggttttgtaccaagCAAAGGTTTAGGTTCATCTCTGCAGGGCATCATACAACCGGTGTCCCTCCCTAAAAATTTTGGAACATTTGGCctaggattcaagcccacagtcgcagacataaaaagagccaggaaattgaaacagagggcatgggtccttccaaagtcGGTCTCGCATCTttctagatcatttgtcaagtccggtaccagaagtcgcccagTAATAGCAATTCCCAGTTATGTGATTGATCCTGAcaaggaattaattgaaaaattCGAGAAATTGTTCGATGATGTAAACATGGTGAAAATTAGAGAAGGTTttagcaacgcggaagtgcaatttgtcaggccaaaaacaaagcttaacaattgtaAGGCTACTCCTCTTCCCactcggaaggagttttg ttctttttacgctggttctaatgacatggtacgcatgaggaatcctcagcacAGTTTTAAACATCAATCtgattttgaaataataattcaagaagtagagtgtgattacgaatcagaatatgatgaggatgaggatgag ATTAGggaagagataatcaaagcactgattgaatacaaagatatttttgcatggtcatatgacgacatgccaagtttgagcactgatttggtggtccacaaattacccactAACCTGGCATTctctcccgtcaagcaaaaattgagaaagttcaaaactgatatgagtgtgaagattaaggaagaaatcaccaagaagttggacgcaaaggtcattcgggtcacacgATATCccatttggttagctaatgttgtgccagtaccaaagaaggacgacaagatcagagtatgcgttgattaccgcaatctcaacaaagcaagtccaaaggataatttcccactacaaaatatccacattttgatcgataattgcgccaagcgtgAAATtgaatcttttgtggattgctatgcaggggatcattag